In Sorghum bicolor cultivar BTx623 chromosome 8, Sorghum_bicolor_NCBIv3, whole genome shotgun sequence, one genomic interval encodes:
- the LOC8071421 gene encoding calcium-dependent protein kinase 25: MSVAACPPSSEQSRQHAYVQAAAIMGQCCSKGAGAAADDAAAPDAKAEAPSRAASNGGQERPSASSSAAPAAGTNNKQAVAASPSGGRASTGTSSSKPPGPLGAVLGRPMEDVRAAYSMGKELGRGQFGVTHLCTHKASGEKLACKTIAKRKLATKEDVEDVRREVQIMHHLSGQPNVVSLRGAYEDKHNVHLVMELCAGGELFDRIIAKGQYTERAAASLLRTIVQIVHTCHAMGVMHRDIKPENFLLQSKAEDAPLKATDFGLSVFFKEGEVLRDIVGSAYYIAPEVLKRRYGPEADIWSVGVMLYIFLAGVPPFWAENENGIFTAILRGQLDLSSEPWPHISPGAKDLVRKMLHINPKERLTAFQVLNHPWIKEDGDAPDTPLDNVVLNRLKQFRAMNQFKKAALRIIAGCLSEEEITGLKEMFKNIDKDNSGTITLEELKNGLAKHGPKLSDGELQQLMEAADADGNGLIDYDEFVTATVHMNKLDREEHLYTAFQYFDKDNSGYITREELEQALKEQGLYDAEKIKEVISDADSDNDGRIDYSEFVAMMRKGTAGAEAMNKKRRDIVLE, translated from the exons ATGTCCGTGGCTGCCTGCCCTCCGTCGTCGGAGCAGAGCAGGCAGCACGCGTACGTACAGGCCGCAGCCATCATGGGCCAATGCTGCTCCAAGGGCGCCGGGGCGGCGGCCGATGACGCGGCGGCGCCAGACGCAAAGGCGGAGGCGCCGAGCCGCGCCGCGTCGAACGGTGGCCAGGAGCGGCCGtcggcgtcgtcgtcggcggcacCTGCTGCTGGTACCAATAACAAGCAGGCGGTGGCGGCGTCGCCGTCCGGCGGCAGGGCCAGCACGGGCACGAGCAGCAGCAAGCCACCGGGCCCCCTTGGCGCGGTGCTGGGGCGGCCCATGGAGGACGTGCGCGCGGCCTACTCCATGGGCAAGGAGCTCGGGCGCGGGCAGTTCGGCGTGACGCACCTGTGCACGCACAAGGCGAGCGGCGAGAAGCTGGCGTGCAAGACGATCGCGAAGCGGAAGCTGGCGACCaaggaggacgtggaggacgtcCGGCGGGAGGTGCAGATCATGCACCACCTCTCCGGCCAGCCCAACGTGGTGAGCCTCCGGGGCGCCTACGAGGACAAGCACAACGTGCACCTGGTCATGGAGCTCTGCGCCGGCGGCGAGCTCTTCGACCGCATCATCGCCAAAGGGCAGTACACGGAGCGCGCCGCCGCGTCGCTGCTGCGCACCATCGTGCAGATCGTGCACACCTGCCACGCCATGGGGGTGATGCACAGGGACATCAAGCCCGAGAACTTCCTGCTCCAGAGCAAGGCCGAGGACGCGCCGCTCAAGGCCACCGACttcggcctctccgtcttcttcaaGGAAGGGGAGGTGCTGCGGGACATCGTCGGCAGCGCATACTACATCGCGCCGGAGGTGCTCAAGAGGAGGTACGGACCGGAGGCCGACATCTGGAGCGTCGGCGTCATGCTCTACATCTTCCTCGCCGGCGTGCCTCCATTCTGGGCAG AGAATGAGAACGGCATCTTCACCGCCATCCTGCGCGGGCAGCTTGACCTCTCCAGCGAGCCATGGCCGCACATTTCACCGGGAGCCAAGGATCTCGTCAGGAAGATGCTCCACATCAACCCCAAGGAGCGACTAACCGCGTTCCAGGTCCTCA ATCACCCATGGATCAAAGAAGACGGGGATGCACCTGATACACCACTTGACAATGTTGTCCTCAACAGGCTCAAGCAGTTCAGGGCCATGAACCAGTTCAAGAAAGCAGCGCTgagg ATCATAGCTGGCTGCCTGTCTGAAGAGGAGATCACTGGGCTCAAGGAGATGTTCAAGAACATCGACAAAGATAACAGCGGGACCATTACGCTTGAAGAGCTCAAAAACGGGTTGGCAAAGCATGGACCCAAGCTATCAGACGGTGAACTTCAGCAGCTGATGGAAGCA GCTGATGCTGATGGCAACGGGTTAATTGACTACGACGAGTTCGTCACCGCGACAGTGCACATGAACAAATTGGATAGAGAGGAGCACCTTTACACAGCGTTTCAGTATTTTGACAAGGACAACAGCGG gtacATTACGAGAGAAGAGCTTGAGCAAGCCTTGAAGGAGCAAGGATTGTATGACGCCGAGAAAATCAAAGAGGTCATCTCAGATGCCGACTCTGACAAC gatGGAAGGATAGATTATTCAGAGTTTGTGGCGATGATGAGGAAAGGGACCGCTGGTGCTGAGGCAATGAACAAGAAGAGGCGAGACATAGTCCTAGAGTGA
- the LOC8070370 gene encoding LOW QUALITY PROTEIN: protein ZINC INDUCED FACILITATOR-LIKE 1 (The sequence of the model RefSeq protein was modified relative to this genomic sequence to represent the inferred CDS: inserted 1 base in 1 codon): MGEAALVRCDELVRVEDYICLWLPMEESSSSSPLLEKKYHPGCPGCAYDQKKDLQEGIPYKEFLYVWIICLCAALPVSSLFPFLYFMIRDLHVAKRTEDIGFYAGFVGASFMLGRCLTSTAWGIAADRIGRKPVVMVGILSVVIFNTLFGLSASYWMAIATRFLLGALNGLLGPIKAYAIEICRPEHEALGLSLVSTAWGIGLIIGPALGGYLALPAEKFPXIFSPDSFFGRFPYFLPCLCTSLFATVVLASCIWMPETLHKHKVHENENKIVEALESPLIDCKEKVEKNSSLDDKKSLFKNWPLMSSIIMYCVFSFHDMAYTEVFSLWAESDKKYGGLSLSSQDVGQVLSLTGVSLIIYQLSLYPCINKILGPIMSSRIAAILCIPLLFAYPYMTYLSGTGLSIILNIASILKNNLGVTIVTSTFILQNNAVPQDQRGAANGLSMKVMSLFKAVAPAGAGIVFSWAQKRQQAFFFPGDQMVFFLLNVVEFLGLVLTLKPFMAMPEQYDRN, translated from the exons ATGGGCGAAGCTGCGCTTGTTCGGTGTGATGAG CTCGTCAGAGTTGAGGATTACATTTGTTTGTGGCTGCCAATGGAGGAGAGCAGCAGTTCGTCGCCGTTGCTGGAGAAGAAGTACCATCCGGGGTGCCCGGGCTGTGCTTACGACCAGAAGAAGGACCTCCAAGAGGGGATTCCATACAAGGAGTTCTTGTATGTCTGGATCATCTGCCTTTGTGCTG CTTTGCCGGTGTCATCACTATTCCCTTTTTTGTATTTCATG ATAAGAGACTTGCATGTTGCAAAAAGAACAGAAGATATTGGTTTCTATGCTGGATTTGTGG GCGCTTCATTTATGCTTGGTAGATGCTTGACTTCAACTGCTTGGGGAATAGCAGCAGATCGTATTGGGAGAAAGCCAGTAGTCATGGTTGGCATTTTGTCTGT GGTCATATTTAATACCTTGTTTGGGCTTAGTGCTAGTTATTGGATGGCAATAGCTACAAGATTTCTCCTTGGTGCTTTAAATGGTTTGCTTGGGCCAATTAAA GCTTATGCTATTGAAATTTGCCGACCTGAACATGAAGCTCTGGGACTATCactt GTCAGCACCGCTTGGGGGATAGGTCTAATCATTGGGCCTGCTCTTGGAGGCTACCTTGCATTG CCTGCAGAAAAATTTC ACATCTTTTCACCAGACTCATTCTTTGGAAG GTTCCCGTATTTCTTACCCTGCTTGTGCACATCACTCTTTGCTACTGTTGTTCTTGCAAGCTGCATATGGATGCCG GAGACACTACACAAGCATAAAGTTcatgaaaatgaaaataaaatagTTGAAGCTCTGGAGTCCCCTCTGATTGACTGTAAAGAGAAGGTTGAAAAAAATTCTAGCTTGGATGACAAGAAGAGTTTGTTCAAGAATTGGCCACTGATGTCATCCATAATTATGTATTGTGTCTTCTCCTTTCATGATATGGCTTATACAGAG GTGTTCTCTTTATGGGCTGAAAGTGACAAGAAATATGGTGGCCTTAGCTTATCATCTCAGGATGTAGGTCAGGTGCTTTCACTAACAG GTGTCAGTCTTATTATATATCAACTCTCTCTATATCCTTGTATTAATAAAATTCTTGGACCTATCATGTCTTCTCGAATTGCAGCT ATTCTGTGTATACCTCTTCTCTTTGCCTATCCCTATATGACATATCTGTCAGGAACTGGACTATCGATCATTCTGAATATTGCATCgatattaaaaaataatcttGGT GTTACTATCGTCACAAGCACTTTCATCCTTCAAAACAATGCTGTG CCTCAAGACCAAAGAGGAGCTGCAAATGGACTGTCCATGAAAGTAATGTCCTTATTCAAGGCAGTCGCTCCTGCTGGGGCCGGCATTGT GTTTTCTTGGGCACAGAAACGCCagcaggctttcttctttccaG GTGATCAGATGGTGTTCTTTCTCCTGAACGTCGTCGAGTTTCTTGGACTTGTGCTTACATTGAAGCCCTTTATGGCCATGCCAGAGCAATATGATAGAAATTAG